In Alosa alosa isolate M-15738 ecotype Scorff River chromosome 23, AALO_Geno_1.1, whole genome shotgun sequence, a single window of DNA contains:
- the ppig gene encoding peptidyl-prolyl cis-trans isomerase G, translated as MGVKAQRPRCFFDISISNVPVGRVVIELFSDVCPKTCENFRCLCTGEKGLGKGTQKPLHYKGSLFHRVVKDFMIQGGDFSEGNGRGGESIYGGFFEDESFSVKPNKEFLLCMANRGKDTNGSQFFITTKPTPHLDGIHVAFGQVISGQDVVRTIESQKTDPNNRPICEVKMTNCGELVQKAKAKKEKKRHKSASGESESDSDSSSDSSSDSDDSEKESKKKKKKKHKKEAKKKKKEQKRKKKDKKGSEEEQEEEAEAEPVSTIRPEEVPPVPENRFLMRRSPQPREEAVKDKSKESSGKDRQKERDRDRERDRERERQRDRPMMNSRQLNRTRLVMTRSGRKIKGRGPRRYRTPSRSRSRSWDRFRRSETPPHWRQEMQRTQRVQRTRISEDRWIKGDKGDMEKEKPAAAAAASSSSSSRSSSSDSDSDRAKNKNKQKRSASPKGKRPNSREKRRDKSESPRRSRDHRKDDKNRSGSSDSD; from the exons ATGGGGGTGAAGGCGCAGCGACCTCGCTGCTTCTTTGACATCAGCATCAGTAACGTGCCAG TGGGAAGAGTGGTTATTGAGTTATTCTCTGACGTGTGCCCGAAGACTTGTGAGAACTTCCGTTGTCTGTGCACag GTGAGAAGGGCCTGGGAAAGGGCACCCAGAAGCCGTTGCACTACAAAGGAAGTTTGTTTCATAGAGTAGTGAAAGACTTTATGATCCAAGGAGGGGATTTTAGCGAAG GTAATGGCCGAGGTGGGGAATCCATATACGGAGGTTTCTTTGAAG atgaaaGCTTCTCCGTCAAACCCAACAAGGAGTTCCTCCTGTGTATGGCCAACAGGGGGAAGGACACCAATGGCTCTCAGTTTTTCAT AACAACAAAGCCCACGCCTCACCTTGATGG CATCCATGTGGCGTTTGGTCAGGTGATCTCTGGACAGGACGTCGTCAGGACTATTGAGAGTCAGAAGACGGACCCTAACAATCGACCAATTTGCGAGGTGAAGATGACGAACTGTGGTGAGCTAGTTCAGAAAGCCAAAG CCAAGAAAGAGAAGAAGCGCCACAAGTCGGCCTCtggggagagtgagagcgaCTCTGACTCGTCATCCGACTCCTCCTCAGACTCTGACGACTCTGAGAAGGAgtccaagaagaagaagaagaagaagcacaagaaagaggccaagaagaagaagaaggagcaGAAGCGCAAGAAGAAGGACAAGAAGGG GtctgaggaggagcaggaggaggaggccgaggCTGAGCCTGTGTCCACTATCCGTCCCGAGGAAGTGCCGCCCGTCCCCGAGAACCGCTTCCTTATGCGGCGCAGCCCCCAGCCCCGAGAAGAGGCTGTGAAGGACAAGAGCAAAGAGAGTTCcgggaaagacagacagaaggagagggacCGTGAtcgggagagggacagagagcgagagagacagagggacag GCCCATGATGAACTCCAGGCAACTGAACCGCACTAGGCTGGTGATGACCCGCTCCGGCAGAAAAATAAAGGGCAGAGGCCCCAGG AGGTACCGCACTCCGTCTCGTTCCCGCTCTCGCTCGTGGGACCGCTTCAGGCGCAGTGAGACTCCTCCCCACTGGCGCCAGGAAATGCAGCGCACGCAGAGAGTGCAGCGCACGCGCATCAGTGAGGACCGCTGGATCAAAGGAGATAA GGGAGACATGGAGAAAGAgaagccagcagcagcagcagcagca agcagcagcagcagcagcaggagcagcagcagcgacTCTGACAGCGACAGGGCCAAGAACAAGAACAAACAGAAGAGGAGCGCCAGCCCCAAAGGAAAACGACCAAACAGccgagagaagaggagagacaagTCGGAAAGCCCCAGGAGGAGCCGGGACCATCGTAAAGATGACAAAAACAGATCCGGCTCTAGCGATAGCGACTAG
- the phospho2 gene encoding pyridoxal phosphate phosphatase PHOSPHO2, whose amino-acid sequence MKTLMVFDFDHTIVDENCDTWVIRSTPDKRLPDWLAKTYQKGRWTEYMGRVMSYIGDQGVTSESIRSVMHAIPFTDGMVELFTFISGHMNDIDCIIVSDANMVFIDWILEGAGLRQAFDKVFSNPASVDSRGYVTVQCYHSHTCAKCPINMCKRKILEDFIATQDKMGVQYARTIYVGDGGNDLCPLKAMREEDIAMPRKGYTLERLVLVGVVTEDGTPLKPRVLVWTSATEILNELKAVMQ is encoded by the coding sequence ATGAAGACCCTCATGGTGTTCGACTTCGACCACACAATAGTGGATGAAAATTGTGACACTTGGGTCATAAGAAGCACCCCGGACAAGCGCCTGCCAGATTGGCTGGCAAAGACTTATCAGAAGGGGCGATGGACCGAGTATATGGGCAGGGTTATGTCGTACATAGGTGATCAGGGCGTCACATCGGAGTCGATTCGATCTGTCATGCATGCCATACCGTTCACAGACGGCATGGTAGAACTTTTCACATTCATTTCAGGACACATGAATGACATCGACTGCATCATTGTCTCCGATGCCAACATGGTGTTCATCGACTGGATCCTAGAGGGAGCTGGGCTTCGACAAGCATTTGACAAAGTGTTTTCAAACCCAGCCAGTGTCGATAGCCGTGGTTACGTGACGGTTCAGTGCTACCATTCTCACACCTGCGCCAAGTGCCCCATCAACATGTGCAAAAGAAAAATTCTGGAAGATTTTATTGCGACCCAAGACAAAATGGGCGTACAGTATGCCAGAACAATTTACGTCGGTGATGGAGGCAATGATCTCTGCCCGCTTAAGGCAATGCGTGAAGAAGATATTGCGATGCCACGTAAAGGGTATACTCTGGAGCGGTTGGTATTGGTCGGAGTTGTAACCGAGGACGGCACCCCATTGAAGCCGCGCGTTCTAGTATGGACAAGTGCTACTGAAATTCTCAATGAACTGAAAGCTGTCATGCAATAG